From Labeo rohita strain BAU-BD-2019 chromosome 18, IGBB_LRoh.1.0, whole genome shotgun sequence, the proteins below share one genomic window:
- the mt2 gene encoding metallothionein-2, whose protein sequence is MDPCDCSKTGTCSCGATCKCTNCQCTTCKKSCCPCCPSGCSKCASGCVCKGNSCGSSCCQ, encoded by the exons ATGGATCCTTGTGATTGCTCCAAga CTGGAACTTGTAGCTGTGGTGCCACCTGCAAGTGCACTAATTGCCAGTGTACAACCTGCAAGAAGA gCTGCTGTCCCTGCTGCCCATCAGGCTGCAGCAAGTGCGCCTCCGGCTGCGTGTGTAAGGGCAATTCCTGCGGCTCCAGCTGCTGTCAATGA